A DNA window from Onthophagus taurus isolate NC chromosome 1, IU_Otau_3.0, whole genome shotgun sequence contains the following coding sequences:
- the LOC111417405 gene encoding pyrimidodiazepine synthase-like isoform X1, which yields MGTVHLAKGSLLPPKDPNKLRLYSMKFCPFVQRARLVLLAKNLDHDIVNVHLQNKPDWIWSLHPEEKVPVLDTGSKIIPESLNICDYLEETYPNPPLYPKDETLKLKDQAIIRNFGDLHIKVFYSILFNRQGLSTGELIQKAVPVLEFYENELLKRGSDFFNGSEPGMVDYMIWPWVERIPIIPNAIELYEALRFERFERLRKWFGLMMEHSVVKKTILPAERHRAFGFQLMAGNNIDYDNI from the exons atgGGCACTGTTCATCTTGCgaaag GTAGCTTGTTGCCACCAAAGGATCCAAATAAACTCCGATTATACTCTATGAAATTTTGTCCTTTTGTGCAAAGAGCTCGATTGGTacttttggccaaaaacttgGATCATGATATAGTTAATGTTCATTTACAAAACAAACCTGATTGGATTTGGAGCTTACATCCAGAAg aaaaggtTCCAGTTTTAGATACAGGGTCAAAAATAATACCggaaagtttaaatatttgcgACTATTTAGAAGAAACTTATCCAAATCCCCCTTTATATCCAAAAGATGAAACCTTAAAACTGAAAGACCAAGCGATTATAAGAAACTTTGGGGATTTgcatataaaagttttttatagcATCTTATTTAATAGGCAGGGATTATCAACGGGAGAGCTAATCCAAAAAGCAGTTCCGGTTTTGGAATTTTACGAAAATGAGTTATTGAAGAGAGGAAGTGACTTTTTTAATGGATCTGAACCTGGAATGGTTGATTACATGATATGGCCTTGGGTTGAGAGAATTCCGATTATTCCAAATGCCATAGAACTATATGAGGCTTTACGTTTTGAACGATTTGAACGTTTACGAAAATGGTTTGGGTTAATGATGGAACATTCGGTTGTTAAAAAGACTATACTACCGGCTGAAAGACATCGTGCTTTTGGTTTTCAGTTAATGGCTGGAAATAATATTGACTATGAtaacatataa
- the LOC111417405 gene encoding pyrimidodiazepine synthase-like isoform X2 yields MGSLLPPKDPNKLRLYSMKFCPFVQRARLVLLAKNLDHDIVNVHLQNKPDWIWSLHPEEKVPVLDTGSKIIPESLNICDYLEETYPNPPLYPKDETLKLKDQAIIRNFGDLHIKVFYSILFNRQGLSTGELIQKAVPVLEFYENELLKRGSDFFNGSEPGMVDYMIWPWVERIPIIPNAIELYEALRFERFERLRKWFGLMMEHSVVKKTILPAERHRAFGFQLMAGNNIDYDNI; encoded by the exons ATGG GTAGCTTGTTGCCACCAAAGGATCCAAATAAACTCCGATTATACTCTATGAAATTTTGTCCTTTTGTGCAAAGAGCTCGATTGGTacttttggccaaaaacttgGATCATGATATAGTTAATGTTCATTTACAAAACAAACCTGATTGGATTTGGAGCTTACATCCAGAAg aaaaggtTCCAGTTTTAGATACAGGGTCAAAAATAATACCggaaagtttaaatatttgcgACTATTTAGAAGAAACTTATCCAAATCCCCCTTTATATCCAAAAGATGAAACCTTAAAACTGAAAGACCAAGCGATTATAAGAAACTTTGGGGATTTgcatataaaagttttttatagcATCTTATTTAATAGGCAGGGATTATCAACGGGAGAGCTAATCCAAAAAGCAGTTCCGGTTTTGGAATTTTACGAAAATGAGTTATTGAAGAGAGGAAGTGACTTTTTTAATGGATCTGAACCTGGAATGGTTGATTACATGATATGGCCTTGGGTTGAGAGAATTCCGATTATTCCAAATGCCATAGAACTATATGAGGCTTTACGTTTTGAACGATTTGAACGTTTACGAAAATGGTTTGGGTTAATGATGGAACATTCGGTTGTTAAAAAGACTATACTACCGGCTGAAAGACATCGTGCTTTTGGTTTTCAGTTAATGGCTGGAAATAATATTGACTATGAtaacatataa
- the LOC111417402 gene encoding uncharacterized protein MAL8P1.12-like, whose product MGNTAYLLVILGFALLASALPEESVSDEDNIIWQHMYQHAHRFDEPLVRRKRDLKHSDPSLESVDVNQNLDRRRRDVPKRRTKRENLDSDGNLSIQRNKRQSQYIPLPNQGSNLYGSPMGGSSFMRSPNQLYSPQHYPYENALSGLPPNQLPGYIQQEDPCIILLKNMMRHWLNSMLIHQTNGQYDKFKELKSYYNEANEIILRMDTKKCSAFIDSIRQTSIFHDQDEPEIHSSPTDLTVSPNLQTTTPSTPVIRSDFNDHIQNDLVNTNNSELLEKSTKLEDKLFKNTSKSASRMKRKKGQVLKKVKEVDSIKRKDRKRRRKSKHMMDTDDMVEINKLKRFGEYYNQYEDDYYGDYPGPGDYYPMYSDYMPFNRPPPPMMGGPRRFRHRRPFGPYGRPPGGKRLRGEMEKEQEAEKEQETTTPPPPSTAPINIDDLQEDIPIQFLDEEHDFEDVESAPTGLSNNFTTNKVNGKNDNENVGKLDNIILSPEQNNEKLLVASDLNNIMFTTANDHQILDNTVTSNTSTILHDESAGSNESQLTTLSDVSTTMPPPPPDTNEIINNIFKDIQQDLRNNAMGNVKKNDSKLPSDNDLEDSILKDILSGMDEDEQENVLELLGKPQSLKVAVDRVDSSEILSDESDPHQEETSITGNLFEAEETHLKNGNELFETNNQLDGERKNLQSLFNETQVIKDNNQIESEFGNAANNETQKVIELMNVSGHELMKPEFLLSKSQETIMEHNQEQNEIKKPEINLGNELGYDGENETRNAFVDINPSAYEIQQSENTTQEMVGEINEDKNEVKQMEVTNLSAHELIQLETLQNNLEIMTEGYQDKSETDKTENKFDKMESSNETQSVIEVVNTTGHEMKPSEFVLSKPETTMQMEGNNETQNVIEVVNTAGHEMKLSEFVLSKPEATMQMEGNNETRSVIEVVNTAEHEMKPSEFVLSKPEATMQMEGNNESRSIIEVVNTAEYEMKPSEFVLNIPEATMQGKNEIEKAEMNFENGLGEMRGKNETQEVIEVVNVSEHEIKPSEVLVSNPTGAIQEITEIETAQMNFENETQKVIELVNVSEHELIQPKVLPNQGENIIEGYQGNTEIKESSSSEEHQIIPEVLVNNPQNIIEQSSQEKNEIENAANVINTLGNLGVNELINVSGHEVKQSEIIESKTVNNVEVTNQEQHQITETINNLENGLEEVGVNNTAQGVFQVIDVPEHEIKQSETYINQPVNPFEGIIQEKNEIEKAEINVENELKKISNENKTEEVIEVVTELIQPEIIQTKSGNIIERYQGKIMGEVGNLGEYEIKESENTDIKKEEINLKDPSNLGEVKFIRNETQELTEIENNQLKQELIQSKQEIIQPKQEINQPLQMELKSIEILTQTEHELRKPETITNNIEYLNQPKQEIIPPMKSNTYEIITQQQHLLKKPESNFNENEKIHPTKQNTIQVQVKQSKTNPIEMTTQSQHWFRKPEYNQKMRNIMEIVNKSNHKIMRYESLTNEIEKMIENNPNLNRLDDYEPAKKVSESDFKMIQYDLENGHLKKQNDNSKSNKIGSDFNSNALETKKDAQVVKHRPRIVNYLPIYSYGTPDKSSVLHVKYINEPNHQQNIPDMKTPLYKYPAKSDRRLNLWNMVLFNPYDADFILIEDSFPNTIINYPFYLPNIAPKPLNYY is encoded by the exons aTGGGCAATACGGCATACCTTTTAGTGATTCTTGGATTCGCCCTTTTGGCATCAG cTTTACCTGAGGAATCTGTTAGTG ATGAAGATAACATTATTTGGCAACATATGTATCAAC atGCTCATAGATTTGACGAACCCCTAGTACGAAGAAAACGCGATTTAAAACACTCTGATCCATCTTTAGAAAGTGTAGATGTCAATCAAAACTTGGATAGAAGACGAAGAGATGTTCCTAAAAGACGAACTAAACGAGAAAATCTAGATTCGGATGGAAACTTAAGtattcaaagaaataaaaggcAGTCGCAATATATTC cTTTGCCTAACCAAGGATCAAATTTATATGGATCACCCATGGGAGGAAGTTCATTTATGAGATCACCAAACCAGCTTTACTCTCCACAACATTATCCATACGAAAATGCTTTATcag gCTTACCACCAAATCAATTACCAGGATATATACAACAAGAAGATCCTTGTATAATACTGTTAAAAAACATGATGCGACATTGGTTAAATTCGATGTTAATCCATCAAACAAACGGTCAATACGATAAATTCAAAGAATTAAAATCATACTATAACGAAGCcaacgaaataattttaagaatgGATACGAAAAAATGTTCTGCTTTTATCGATTCTATTCGTCAAAcgtcgatttttcacgatcaAGATGAACCAGAAATACATTCTTCACCAACAGACTTAACAGTTTCGCCAAACTTACAAACAACAACGCCTTCAACACCTGTTATTAGAAGTGATTTCAATGATCacattcaaaatgatttagtTAATACAAATAATTCGGAACTACTTGAAAAATCGACCAAACTAgaagataaattatttaaaaacaccaGTAAATCAGCGTCgagaatgaaaagaaaaaaaggacaAGTATTGAAGAAAGTTAAAGAAGTTGATTCTATTAAAAGGAAAGATAGGAAGAGGCGTAGGAAATCAAAGCATATGATGGATACCGATGACATggtagaaataaataaattaaaacgttttggAGAATATTACAATCAATATGAAGATGATTATTATGGAGATTATCCGGGTCCAGGCGATTATTATCCGATGTATTCCGATTATATGCCGTTCAATCGACCGCCCCCACCGATGATGGGAGGACCGAGAAGATTTCGACATAGAAGACCTTTTGGTCCATATGGTAGACCACCGGGAGGAAAGCGATTAAGAGGAGAGATGGAAAAAGAACAAGAAGCGGAAAAGGAACAAGAAACAACAACACCTCCACCTCCTTCTACAGCACCCATTAATATTGATGATCTACAAGAAGATATTCCAATTCAGTTTCTTGACGAAGAACATGACTTTGAAGAT gTAGAATCCGCACCAACTGGGTTATCGAATAATTTCACAACAAATAAAGTAAATGGTAAAAATGATAATGAAAATGTTGGGAAGTtagataatataatattatcaCCAGaacaaaataatgaaaagcTTTTGGTTGCTTCAGATTTGAACAATATTATGTTTACAACCGCTAATGATCATCAAATATTAGATAACACTGTTACTTCTAATACATCTACGATTTTACATGATGAATCTGCTGGTTCGAACGAATCTCAGTTAACAACTTTATCGGATGTATCAACGACAATGCCTCCTCCACCTCCAGACACAAAcgagataataaataatatatttaaagatattcaacaagatttaagaaataacGCAATgggaaatgtaaaaaaaaatgattcaaaactTCCTTCCGATAACGATTTAGAAGACtcgattttaaaagatattttatctGGAATGGACGAAGATGAACAAGAAAACGTTTTGGAATTATTAGGGAAACCGCAGTCGCTTAAAGTTGCTGTGGATCGAGTTGATTCTTCTGAGATACTGTCTGATGAAAGTGATCCCCATCAAGAAGAAACTTCTATAACTGGGAATTTATTTGAAGCAGAAGAAACACACttaaaaaatggaaatgaattatttgaaacgaaTAATCAATTAGATGGTGAAAGGAAGAACCTTCAATCACTTTTTAATGAGACTCAAGTCATTAAAGACAATAATCAAATAGAAAGTGAATTTGGAAATGCAGCTAACAATGAAACACAAAAAGTTATTGAACTTATGAATGTATCAGGACATGAATTGATGAAGccagaatttttattaagtaaatcACAAGAAACTATTATGGAGCATAATCAAGAACaaaatgaaatcaaaaaaCCAGAAATTAATCTAGGAAATGAATTGGGATATGATGGCGAAAATGAAACTCGAAATGCTTTTGTTGATATCAATCCATCAGCATATGAAATACAACAATCAGAAAATACGACACAAGAAATGGTTGGGGAAATCAATGAGGACAAAAATGAGGTCAAACAAATGGAAGTTACAAACCTATCCGCACATGAATTAAtacaactagaaactttacaaaataatttagaaataatgaCTGAAGGATATCAAGATAAATCTGAAACGGACAAAACTGAGaataaattcgataaaatgGAAAGTAGCAATGAAACTCAAAGTGTTATTGAAGTTGTGAATACAACAGGACATGAAATGAAACCATCCGAATTTGTACTAAGCAAACCAGAAACAACTATGCAAATGGAAGGTAACAATGAAACTCAAAATGTTATTGAAGTTGTGAATACAGCAGGACATGAAATGAAACTATCCGAATTTGTACTAAGCAAACCAGAAGCAACTATGCAAATGGAAGGTAACAATGAAACTCGAAGTGTTATTGAAGTTGTGAATACAGCAGAACATGAAATGAAACCATCCGAATTTGTACTAAGCAAACCAGAAGCAACTATGCAAATGGAAGGTAACAATGAAAGTCGAAGTATTATTGAAGTTGTGAATACAGCAGAATATGAAATGAAACCATCCGAATTTGTACTAAACATCCCAGAAGCAACTATGCAaggaaaaaatgaaattgaaaaagctGAAATGAACTTTGAAAATGGATTGGGAGAAATGAGAGGTAAAAATGAAACTCAAGAAGTCATTGAAGTTGTGAATGTATCAGAACATGAAATAAAACCATCAGAAGTTTTGGTAAGTAATCCAACAGGAGCTATTCAAGAAATAACTGAAATTGAAACAGCACAAATGAATTTTGAGAATGAAACGCAAAAAGTTATTGAACTTGTAAATGTATCTGAGCATGAATTAATACAACCTAAGGTTTTGCCGAATCAAGGAGAGAATATTATTGAAGGATATCAAGGAAACACTGAAATCAAAGAATCATCATCAAGTGAGGAACATCAAATAATACCGGAAGTTTTAGTAAATAATCCGCAAAATATTATTGAACAAAGTAgtcaagaaaaaaatgaaattgaaaacgCTGCAAATGTAATCAATACTTTAGGAAACTTAGGAGTTAACGAACTTATAAATGTATCAGGACATGAAGTAAAACAATCCGAAATTATAGAGAGCAAAACAGTTAATAATGTTGAAGTAACCAATCAGGAACAACATCAAATTAcagaaacaataaataatttagaaaatggGTTGGAAGAAGTTGGAGTTAATAATACCGCTCAAGGGGTATTTCAAGTTATTGACGTGCCAGAACatgaaataaaacaatcaGAAACTTATATAAATCAACCGGTGAATCCTTTCGAAGGAATCATTCAAGAAAagaatgaaattgaaaaagctGAAATAAATGTAGaaaatgaattgaaaaaaataagcaatgaaaataaaactgaaGAAGTTATTGAAGTTGTGACTGAATTAATACAACCAGAAATTATACAAACTAAATCAGGAAATATAATAGAAAGATATCAAGGAAAAATTATGGGAGAAGTTGGGAATCTTGGGgaatatgaaataaaagaatCAGAAAATACTGACatcaaaaaagaagaaatcaatttaaaagatCCATCCAATTTGGGAGAagtaaaatttattcgaaatgAAACACAAGAACTTACTGAAATCGAAAATAatcaactaaaacaagaactaattcaatcaaaacaagaaataattcaaccaaaacaagaaataaatcAACCACTACAAATGGAATTAAAGTCGATTGAAATACTTACTCAAACAGAACATGAATTAAGAAAACCAGAAACTATTACTAATAATATTGAATATCTTAATCAACCAAAACAAGAAATAATACCGCCAATGAAATCAAATACATATGAAATAATCACTCAGCAACAACACTTGTTGAAGAAACcagaatcaaattttaatgaaaatgaaaaaattcatccaacaaaacaaaatacaatacAAGTACAAGTAAAACAATCCAAAACAAATCCAATTGAAATGACTACTCAATCACAACATTGGTTTAGAAAACCagaatataatcaaaaaatgcgCAACATAATGGAAATAGTCAATAAgtcaaatcataaaataatgaGATATGAATCTCTAacaaatgaaattgaaaaaatgatcGAAAACAATCCAAATTTAAACAGATTGGATGATTATGAACCGGCTAAAAAAGTTAGTGAATctgattttaaaatgattcaatATGATTTAGAAAATGGGCATTTAAAGAAACAAAACGACAATtctaaaagtaataaaatcgGATCTGACTTTAATTCAAACGcattagaaacaaaaaaagatgctCAAGTTGTTAAACACCGTCCGCGAATTGTAAATTATTTGCCAATATATTCGTATGGAACTCCAGATAAAAGTTCCGTATTACACGTTAAATACATTAATGAACCGAATCATCAGCAAAATATACCAGACATGAAGACTCCGTTGTATAAGTACCCTGCCAAAAGTGATCGAcgattaaatttatggaatatgGTACTTTTTAATCCTTATGATGCagactttattttaattgaggACTCGTTTCCAaacacaataattaattatccaTTTTATTTACCAAATATAGCGCCAAAAccgttaaattattattaa
- the LOC139430033 gene encoding uncharacterized protein PF3D7_1120000-like: MSHLKKQKNKKGFLPEIVSKNKSQLRHKQIKEWGKKHLGQLPEIPESAWSKELEGRIENIHIDDSLSLEDSLRKSLTLINTFQRHEPGEEKSTKFLMLEMNEFFLQMAEELKYLKSNLIFDETKENQKESFKDNIYKGSDKRIAKIFKDIKLIENKIQENVSEMKIVEEERKELHQEIRSSIDLSLELNKKTLLDKNFPYYLLNENKSEEIIKDDIKTILKNKEKEQKPKNDLEKNFIEKNIQLAKNRTMYNSKCSLTDEEKIKLAKLLIEMEEKVETNPTKYLKSYEEIVNNYDIHTATLEEPPESSSDTESVEEDIGFKLYKKDSKLLIHLNEELEKLDEKKYAFTETNSDVQFQYDRPWRKLMMENKLNDIEKNLIHIANEKNEEKEKSKNDMFIINRAEVEQIRREYRESFEEMKYAFETGDKAENG, from the coding sequence atgtcccatttaaaaaagcaaaaaaataaaaagggaTTTTTGCCggaaatcgtttcaaaaaacaaatctCAACTACGTCATAAACAAATAAAGGAATGgggaaaaaaacatttaggTCAACTTCCGGAGATTCCCGAATCAGCATGGAGCAAAGAATTAGAAGGGAGAATCGAAAATATCCACATAGATGATAGTTTGAGTTTGGAAGATTCTTTAAGAAAAAGTTTAACTTTGATTAACACTTTCCAAAGGCATGAACCCGGCGAagaaaaaagtacaaaatttttaatgttggaAATGAATGAGTTTTTTCTGCAAATGGCGGAAgaattaaaatatctaaaaagtaatcttatttttgatgaaactaaagaaaaccaaaaagaATCGTTTAAGGACAATATTTACAAAGGATCTGATAAAAGAATcgcaaaaatatttaaagatattaaattaattgaaaataaaatacaagaaaatgtttctGAAATGAAAATTGTAGAAGAAGAACGTAAAGAATTGCACCAAGAAATAAGATCTTCAATTGACCTATCGTTAgaattgaacaaaaaaacattattagacAAGAAttttccttattatttattaaatgaaaataaatcagaGGAAATTATAAAAGACGACATTAAAACTATTcttaaaaacaaagaaaaagagcaaaaaccaaaaaatgacTTAGAAAAGAACTTTATCGAAAAAAACATACAATTGGCTAAAAATCGAACTATGTATAATTCAAAATGTTCTTTAACAgacgaagaaaaaataaaattagctaaaCTACTAATAGAAATGGAAGAAAAAGTCGAAACCAATCCAaccaaatatttaaaatcataCGAAGAAATCGTCAATAATTACGATATTCATACAGCAACATTAGAGGAACCACCAGAATCTTCGTCTGATACTGAATCTGTTGAGGAAGATATCGGTTtcaaattgtataaaaaagatTCGAAATTATTGATACATTTGAATGAAGAATTAGAAAAACTTGATGAGAAGAAATACGCTTTTACCGAAACAAACTCTGACGTTCAATTTCAATATGATAGACCGTGGCGGAAGCTAATGATGGAGAATAAACTTAatgatatcgagaaaaatttgaTTCATATCgctaatgaaaaaaatgaagaaaaggaaaagtCTAAAAAtgatatgtttattattaatcggGCCGAAGTCGAGCAAATACGTCGAGAATATCGCGAATCTTTCGAAGAAATGAAATATGCTTTTGAAACTGGTGATAAAGCAGAAAAtggttaa
- the LOC111417361 gene encoding WD repeat-containing protein 75, giving the protein MIKERNKIEIVYKGGGNLISLAPIFSKDGSTLYVAKPYNIISYNVETGNKILEFPRTKSEIIGFNVNVLNDEEHVIACTKNGSIILWKTTTGLKLREIKTNVKKVVYFKTLTTFDDDNNEIINAFICFENESTKKYNFKLTNLDTNESKIIKFNLKIKKKVHIDVANDGSFIAAVQDSKLFYYQININVLRRHFIKDRTFTFVLCHPTENVVLTGDNTGRVVLWQNLLEKNPTQSNYHWHTLPAKTACFSSSGTQFYSGASECVLVKWIVNSNHQSFLPRLPGFIEHISIALNNQFIAVSTSDNAIHIVTPQLKIKNTIQHLVISDELASDLVFDPRSRSLIFNGISGHVQFFSPKNLELIHSMDVSGKNKYTNERDTLIVNLVITNVVLDKTGRWMATVEERKDPVVFESRLKFWFFDETQQNFILNTSIEFPHEGCVKNVAFQPSNDEKELYCVTIGEDLKFKLWEVIPIKTVYREGLIWECAGEMSYRNLTPNVSSFSSDGSLLAIGFESIVTTWLPESCELKCSLRHPIHQNDLCHVSFGADHRQCHLLLTASKNFVCVWNLLTLSMVWSVKIDVHGVISDINCSYKAVFTPDNKLFVFDLNSPDPVYFMEKLKNVSDVAAATFVPKSSVTSDINRWDHRLSIFILTSNFELFAIESSDEDLTVNNLQIKEDHSFFKNILPEIRNVFLKDQGQIHAYSKDLRGKKLQQLLDTPVPSLQLSFVCEDILVDSLVQEDPSLPNRRNPDNIAVEEKRVIDENVNKLIIKNESLTKICDEKMTWTSVLV; this is encoded by the exons atgattaaagaaagaaataaaattgaaattgtttacaaaggaggtggtaatttaatttcattagcACCAATTTTCTCAAAGGATGGAAG CACTTTGTATGTTGCAAAaccttataatataattaGTTATAATGTAGAAACGGGGAATAAAATCCTTGAATTTCCACGGACAAAAAGTGAAATAATTGGTTTTAATGTAAATGTATTAAACGATGAGGAACATGTTATTGCATGCACTAAAAATGGATCTATCATCCTGTGGAAAACGACGACTGGATTGAAGCTAAGAGAAATA AAAACAAACGTAAAAAAAGTTGtctattttaaaactttaactaCATTTGATGACGACAATAACGAAATAATTAATGCTTTTATTTGctttgaaaatgaatcaaccaaaaaatacaactttaagTTGACTAATTTAGACACAAATgagtcaaaaataattaagtttaacttaaaaattaaaaaaaaggtacATATTGATGTAGCAAATGATGGTTCGTTTATTGCCGCCGTACaagattcaaaattattttattatcaaattaatataaatgtattacgaag acaCTTTATAAAAGACAGAACATTTACGTTTGTTCTTTGCCATCCAAcagaaaatgttgttttaactGGTGATAATACAGGACGTGTTGTACTATGgcaaaatcttttagaaaagAATCCAACACAATCAAATTATCATTGGCACACTTTACCTGCTAAAACTGCGTGTTTTTCAAGTTCAGGGACGCAATTTTACTCAGGAGCGTCCGAATGTGTTTTAGTTAAATGGATTGTTAATAGTAATCATCAAAGTTTTCTACCAAGATTACCTGGGTTTATTGAACACATTTCTATCGCTTTGAACAATCAATTTATTGCAGTATCAACAAGCGATAATGCAATACACATTGTAACTcctcaattaaaaattaaaaatacaattcaACATTTGGTCATATCAGATGAACTCGCTTCTGATTTGGTTTTTGATCCTCGAAGtagaagtttaatttttaatggaatttcGGGAcatgttcaatttttttcaccaaAAAATTTAGAGTTGATACATAGT ATGGATGTAAgtggtaaaaataaatatacaaacgAACGAGATACATTGATtgttaatttagttattaCGAATGTCGTTCTTGATAAAACCGGACGTTGGATGGCTACTGTGGAAGAAAGAAAGGATCCTGTTGTGTTTGAATCGCGGttaaaattttggttttttgatgAAACTCAACAAAA ttttattttaaatacttcAATCGAATTCCCACATGAAGGCTGCGTTAAAAATGTTGCATTTCAACCCTCCAATGATGAAAAAGAACTTTACTGTGTAACTATTGGTGAagacttaaaatttaaactttggGAAGTTATACCAATTAAAACTGTTTATC gTGAAGGATTGATTTGGGAATGTGCGGGCGAAATGTCTTACAGAAATTTAACGCCCAACGTTTCATCATTTTCTTCAGATGGTTCTTTACTTGCGATCGGTTTCGAATCGATTGTAACAACTTGGTTACCAGAGAGTTGTGAATTAAAATGTTCTCTACGTCATCCAATTCACCAAAATGATCTTTGCCATGTATCTTTTGGTGCAGATCACCGACAATGTCATCTTTTATTGACGGCGTCGAAAAATTTCGTTTGTGTTTGGAACTTGCTCACTTTATCCATGGTTTGGAGTGTTAAAATCGACGTTCATGGTGTTATATCTGACATTAACTGTTCATATAAAGCCGTCTTTACACcagataataaattattcgTTTTCGACTTGAACTCACCAGATCCAGTATATTTTATGgagaaacttaaaaatgtttctgatGTTGCAGCGGCGACTTTTGTGCCGAAAAGTTCAGTTACTTCTGATATCAATCGTTGGGATCATCGgttatctatttttattttgacatcAAATTTT gaattattTGCTATAGAATCATCAGATGAAGATTTAAcagtaaataatttacaaataaaagaggaccactctttctttaaaaatattcttccCGAAATAAGAAACGTATTTTTAAAAGACCAGGGTCAAATTCATGCTTACTCGAAAGACTTGagaggaaaaaaattacaacag tTATTAGATACTCCAGTACCTTCATTACAACTTTCGTTCGTTTGTGAAGACATTTTAGTTGATTCATTAGTGCAAGAAGATCCTTCACTTCCTAATAGAAGAAATCCAGACAACATTGCTGTTGAAGAAAAAAGggttattgatgaaaatgttaataaattgataattaaaaatgaaagtttAACTAAAATTTGTGATGAAAAAATGACGTGGACCTCAGTATTGGtatga